The Antennarius striatus isolate MH-2024 chromosome 11, ASM4005453v1, whole genome shotgun sequence genome window below encodes:
- the sparcl2 gene encoding SPARC yields MKPSVTLVLFLFLSLHTCASMGGRGQHKQSQAELRLRPYIGRVAPERLCELLKCRVPVGSWCQVVQENGVLVPKCVCPQSCPRQRAPVCSVVGRTYGSECLLHKEACRKRRHISLAHTGLCLVPKGKCTQGELSQFPYRLLDWFLLLSRMGVFLASPAPSQICLSYDQRARIAQQRFTMLDRNKDGKLSRRDLKKLRYKTMPLEHCATPFFLSCDRNRNSKVTLEEWITCLVDGPEAWFYQLTSMRMGSRKLCPSLAANYF; encoded by the exons ATGAAACCAAGCGTTACCTTGGTCTTGTTTCTGTTCCTGAGTCTTCACACTTGCGCATCCATG ggAGGCAGAGGACAACACAAACAGAGTCAAGCTGAATTGAGGCTTAGACCATATATCGGTAGGGTGGCCCCAG AAAGGCTTTGCGAGCTGCTGAAATGCCGCGTTCCAGTGGGTTCTTGGTGCCAGGTAGTTCAAGAAAATGGAGTCCTTGTCCCTAAATGTGTTTGTCCTCAGTCTTGTCCACG GCAGAGGGCGCCAGTGTGCAGCGTTGTGGGAAGGACCTATGGGAGCGAATGTCTGCTGCATAAAGAAGCCTGTAGAAAGAGGCGCCACATCAGCCTGGCTCACACAGGACTCTGCCTGG TCCCCAAGGGCAAATGCACCCAGGGAGAGTTGAGTCAGTTTCCATATCGTCTCCTGGACTGGTTTCTGCTCCTCAGTCGTATGGGGGTGTTCCTAGCATCTCCTGCTCCATCCCAGATCTGCCTCAGCTATGACCAGAGGGCACGGATAGCTCAG CAAAGATTTACCATGCTAGACAGGAACAAAGATGGCAAGTTGAGCCGCAGGGATCTGAAGAAGCTTCGTTATAAGACAATGCCGCTGGAGCACTGTGCTACGCCGTTCTTCCT gtcatgtgaccgtaaCAGGAACAGTAAAGTGACCCTAGAAGAGTGGATAACATGTCTCGTGGATGGTCCCGAGGCCTGGTTCTACCAATTAACAT CTATGAGAATGGGTTCCCGTAAGCTCTGCCCTTCACTAGCAGCGAACTACTTCTGA